The DNA segment TGTCAGATCAGGGCGGCTGGAATCCTGAATGACCTCGTGAATCTCCAGTTTGTTGGGACCGCTGAACGCCTCTTTCGGGAGCGAACTGGAGCGGGCGTGGCCCTTGATGAAGGCGTCGGAACTGGTCCACGCCTCAAACTCTTCCCGGCTGTTCCACAGCGTCAGCACGACATACGGTTCGCCGGGATTGACGGGGCGCAGCACCTGGTTGCTGACGAAGCCGGGCATCTCATCCACCA comes from the Deinococcus humi genome and includes:
- a CDS encoding antibiotic biosynthesis monooxygenase family protein; its protein translation is MITVMNRIAVHPEYAEAFEARFLDRARLVDEMPGFVSNQVLRPVNPGEPYVVLTLWNSREEFEAWTSSDAFIKGHARSSSLPKEAFSGPNKLEIHEVIQDSSRPDLTPEPRGKAFGSH